tatcttattaactattatagtttttatatcattaactattatagttttatgttattaacgatTAAGTTGTTATGTTGTAAAATAATATCGCTTTTATGTTAATaactttttatagtttttatacGATTAACTGCTACAGTTGTAATATTATTAACTATTATggcttttatgttattaacattataattataattcattaactactatagtttttattttaaaattgatgataattttatgttattaactattatagttttgttATAAATGATTATAGTTTTTTGTAATTAACTAttgtagttttattttatttaaaattataGTTTTTATAtgattaactattatagttgttATATTATCAACCCTTATggcttttatgttattaacattatAATTCTAATTTTTAACtaatatagtttttatgttaaaatttattatagattttatgttattaactattatagttttgttATAAATGATtatagttttttgttattaactattgtagttttattttaataacattatagtttttatgttaactattatagttttgttattaacgattatagttttttgttatgaactattatagtttttgttattaactattatagttattattttattaactattatagtttttatattattaactattatagttttatgttattaacgattaagttgttaaagttgttattttttacaataatataGCTTTTATGTTAATaactttttatagtttttatatgATTAACTGCTATAGTTGTAATATTATTAACTATTATGGCTTTTACGTTATTAACATTATAATTCTAatttattaactactatagtttttatgttaaaattgaTTAtcgttttatgttattaactattatagttttgttATAAATGATTATAGTTTTTTGCAATTAACAATTgtagttttattttattaacattatagtttttatgttaactattatagttttgttattaacgaTTATAGTTTTTTGTCatgaactattatagtttttgttattaactattatagtttttatattattaactattatagtttttacgttattaactattatagttttataATAACTATTTTAGTTTtatattattaactattatagtttcaTATTAACTcatagtttttgttattaacaattatagtttttatattattaacaattataatttttatgttattaactattataatttttatattattattatagttttatattattcattattacagtttttgtatttaataattatagtttttatgttattaactattatggtttttatgttattaacttttATATTTTCATCTTATTAACAATTATAGTGtttgttattaattattatagtttttatattattaacaattatagtttttatgttatgaaAGATTATATTTTCGTTATTAACTGAAGTTGTTATGTTATAAATGATTATTGTTTTATGTTAATAATAACACTAAAACACTATACTATACAGTAAAAACACTGTTTATTTTACAGTGAAAAACTTTAACAATAAgaactgtatattttacagtaaaacattgtatattttatagtaaatacacaatattatacagtaaaaacattattttacagtaaaacactattttacattaaaaacactatattatacaattttaaactgtatatttgacagtaaaaacactattttacagttaaacattatattgtacaataaaacaatattttatacagtcaaaaaactgtatatttttacagtaaaaacaccatattatacaatttaaaactatttattttacagtaaaaacactatattatacaatttaatttcactatgtaaagtgctttgagtcaatagagaaaaagcactatataaatacaattttaaactgTATATTTGACAGTAAAAACACTATTTTAGAGTTAATATTATATTCTACAATAACACAATATTTTATACcgtaaaaataattatatatttacagtaaaaagactatattatacaatttaaaactatttattttacagtaaaaacactatattatacaatttaaaactatttattttacagtaaaaacactatattatacaatttaaaactatttattttacagtaaaaatgttaTACATATTATACAATATTATACAATTTCaaattgtatattttacagtaaaacaatattttacagtcaaacactgtatattttacagtaaaaacactattttacattaaaaacactATTATACCATTTTAAACTGTATGTATGAcagtaaaaacacaattttacagtTAAACATTATATTctacaataaaacaatattttatacagtaaaaaactgtatatttttacagtaaaaacaccatattatacaatttaaaactatgtattttacagtaaaaacactatattatacaatttaatttcactatgtaaagtggtttgagtcaatagagaaaaagcgctatataaatacattaaaaacactATATTATACCATTTTAAACTGTATATTTGACAATAAAAACACTATTTTAGAGTTAATATTATATTCTACAATAACACAATATTTTATACcgtaaaaataattatatatttacagtaaaaatactatattatacaatttaaaactatttattttaaagtaaaaatgttATACATATTATACAATATTATACAATTTCaaattgtatattttacagtaaaacaatattttacagtCAAACACTGTATATTTGAcagtaaaaacacaattttacagttaaaacacTATATTATAcagtaaaacaatattttatacagtaaaaaactgtatatttttacagtaaaaacaccatattatacaatttaaaactatttattttacagtaaaaacactatattatacaatttaattccactaggtaaagcgctttgagtcaatagagaaaaagcgctatataaatacaattcacttcactacagtaaaacacaatattttacagtcaaacactgtatattttataataaaaaaacaatattttacagtcaaacactgtattttacataaaaaacacttaattatacaatttaaaacggtatattttacagtaaaatgaagAAGTAAGTGTATATATTATTGGCTGCCGCAAGCCCTGATGAAAGCCACCTGGGTCCAGAAGGTGTCCTGATGTTGCCCGTGTTCCTGGCAGGGTTCCTCTTCCTGTACCACCTGCACGGCAGGAAGCTGCTGGACGTGCACCTGCACACACTGCTGCTCCACGCCGTGATGGGCGGAGCCTGCGTGTGCTTCCTGGAGCTCTTCCAGCGAGGCAACGTCCTGCTGGAGCTGCTGCGCTGCGCCCTCACGCTGCTGCAGGGCAGCTGGTTCTGGCAGGTGGGCGGCTGCGTGATGTCCGTCGCCGTGGCGACGCCTTGCTGACTCCGCCTTTTCCCTCGCCCTCAGATCGGCTTCGTACTCTACCCCCCCGGGGGCCCCGCCTGGGACCACGAGGACCACGGCAACGTGATGTTCCTCACCATGTGCTACTCCTGGCACCTCGCCTTCGCCCTGATGCTTGTGGGCGTGGTCTACTGCGCCGTCGGATGGTGAGACCCCGCCTCATAAACGCCGCGCGTCATCGCCGTGGTTACCGTGCTCTTCTTCTGCTTTGATGGACgcaatgatgtcatcaatgaaGTCTATCTCAGGGGGGGGGCCCCCAACTGACGAGTCAAAGGACTTAGTTTTCATGTCCATTTTctttcaaacataaaaaaaaacgccGTTTCGGTAGACATTTTGTGCGAATGTTGACGAGCCGaagccaaactgaaatgctaacagtttccaGGTAGCGTGGAGTAACACAAAGTATgggaaaatttgctaaaaaattaaaaaaacgcactAACAATAACAtggttacagttagcatttgtgaAATACCAAAAGATATGAGACTGAAGTGGACGCCTGCTAAAGAACTCaaaggcgtactgaaatgagattttcttatttaaacggggatagcaggtccattctatgatcatttcgccatattgccatatttttgctgaaaggatttagtagagaacattcgcaacttttggtcgctaataaaaaagccttgcctgcaccggaagtagcagaatatgtgcgtgacgtcacgggttgtagagctcctcacatctgaacattgtttacaatcttagccagcagcagcaagagctattcggaccgagaaagcgacaattcccccattaattggagcgaggatgtaagattcgtggatgaggaaatttagagtgaggcgattgcattgggaacgatttttagacacatttactaggataactctgggaaatcccttatctttctattgtgttgctagtgttttagtgagtttaatagtacctgatagtcggagggggtgtgtccacggatgttttgacgccagagtctctgagagaagtcagtACAGCTGCAGCACGATCTcccgtaagaggcgacttatttccacaattttctcaccgaaaactgccggtcgatccatgttcgcttgaacgctctgatcacatagtaaagcttcacctccgggaattttaaacaaggaaacaccgtgtgtttatgtggctaaaggctaaaaagcttcccacctccacctttctactttgacttctctattattgattgaacaaattgcaaaagattcagcagcacagatgtccaaaatactgtgtaattatgcgatgaaaagagacgactttttagctgtgtgtggtgctgggctaatatgtcccctccaaccaataacgtcacaagcacgagaaatttaaaattgttatttaggaaactaaaccggccgtattggcatgtgttgcaatgttaatatttcatcattgatatataaactatcagattgcgtggtcgctagtagtggctttcagtaggcctttagaatgctagctattaaataatgctaactataagttaatgctagctattaaataATGCTAGCTATAAGTTAATGCTAACATTTAAATAatgctagctataagctaatgctagctattaactaatgttagctattaactaatgctagccataagctaatgctagatattaactaatgctagccaTAAGCTAAGGCTAGTTTCTAACTATTGCTAGCTATAAGCCAAAGCTagctattagctaatgctagctattaactaatgatacctataagctaatgctaactatTAACAAATGCTAGTtattaactatccatccatccattttctaccgcttattcccttttggggtcgcggggggcgctggcgcctatctcagctacaatcgggcggaaggcggggtacaccctggacaagtcgccacctcatcgcagggccaacacagatagacagacaacattcacactcacattcacacaagttattaactaatgctagctattaaataatgctaactacaagctaatgctcgctattaactaatgctagctattagctaatgctggctattaactaatgcttgctacaagctaatgctagctattaacaacATTAGCTATAAGCGAATAATAACTATTAACCTATGCCTGCTATTAACTAATGTTCGCTATTAATTTATTttcgctataagctaatgctagcactagtgatttagggctatataagtaaacattgattgattgattaactaatgctagctattaactaatgttagctattaactaatgctagccataagctaatgctagatattaactaatgctagccaTAAGCTAAGGCTAGTTTCTAACTATTGCTAGCTATAAGCAAAagctagctattaactaatgataCCTATTAACAAATGCTAGCTATAAggtaatgctagctattaactaatgcttcctataagctaatgctaattATTAACacatgctagctattaactaatgcttcctataagctaatgctagttaTTAACTATTGCTAGCTATTAAATAATCCTAactacaagctaatgctagctattaacaacATTAGCTATAAGCGAATAATAACTATTAACCTATGCCTGCTATTAACTAATGTTCGCTATTAATTAATTttcgctataagctaatgctagcattaactaatgctagctgttaacaaataatagctatatgctaatgctagctattacctAATTtttgctataagctaatgctagctattaactaatgctagctattaactaatgctagccaTAAGCTAATGCTtgatattaactaatgctagccaTAAGCTAATGCTAGTTTTTAACTATTGCTAGTTATAAGCCGAAGCTagctattagctaatgctagctattaactaatgataCCTATTAACAAATGCTAGCTAAAAggtaatgctagctattaactaatgcttcctataagctaatgctaattATTAAcaaatgctagctattaactaatgcttcctataagctaatgctagttattaactaatgctagctattaaataatgctaactacaagctaatgctagctattaactaatgctagctattagctaatgctggctattaactaatgcttgctacaagctaatgctagctgtTAACAACATTAGCTATAAGCGAATAATAACTATTAACCTATGCCTGCTATTAACTAATGTTCGCTATTAATTAATTttcgctataagctaatgctagcattaactaatgctagctgttaacaaataatagctatatgctaatgctagctattacctAATTTTTGCTATAagttaatgctagctattaactaatgctagctattaactaatgttagctattaactaatgctagccataagctaatgctagatattaactaatgctagccaTAAGCTAAGGCTAATTTCTAACTATTGCTAGCTATAAGCAAAagctagctattaactaatgattCCTATTAACAAATGCTAGCTATAAggtaatgctagctattaactaatgcttcctataagctaatgctaattATTAACacatgctagctattaactaatgcttcctataagctaatgctagttatcaactaatgctagctattaaataATGCTAACtgcaagctaatgctagctattaacaacATTAGCTATAAGCGAATAATAACTATTAACCTATGCTAgttattaactaatgctagctattaaataATGCTAACTACAAGCTAATAATAGCATTAACTAATACTAGCTGTTAACAAATAATATCTATAttctaatgctagctattacctAATTTTTGCTATAAGtcaatgctagctattaactaatgctagctattaaataatgctaactacaagctaatgctagctattaactaatgctagctattaactaatgctagctattaactaatgcttgctacaagctaatgctagctattaaccaCATTAACTATAAGCGAATAATAACTATTAACCTATGCCTGCTATTAACTAATGTTCGCTATTAATTAATTttcgctataagctaatgctagcattaactaatgctagctgttaacaaataatagctatatgctaatgctagctattacctAATAtttgctataagctaatgctagctattaactaatgctagctattatcAAATGATACCTATTAACAAATGCTAGGTATAAggtaatgctagctattaactaatgcttcCTATAAGCTAATGCTTAATATTAAcaaatgctagctattaactaatgcttcctataagctaatgctggttattaactaatgctagctattaaataatgctaactacaagctaatgctagctataaactaatgctagctattagctAATGCTGGCTATTAACTAATGCTTGCTACAAGCTATGATAGCTATTAACATTAGCTATAAGCGAATAATAACTATTAACCTATGCCTGCTATTAACTAATGTTAGCTATAATTAATTttcgctataagctaatgctagcattaactaatgctagctgttaacaaataatagctatatactaatgctagctattacctAATTtttgctataagctaatgctagctattaactaatgctagttATTATCAAATGATACCTATTAACAAATGCTAGCTATAAggtaatgctagctattaactaatgcttcctataagctaatgctaattATTAAcaaatgctagctattaactaatgcttcctataagctaatgctagttattaactaatgctagctattaaataatgctaactacaagctaatgctagctataaactaatgctagctattagctAATGCTGGCTATTAACTAATGCTTGCTACAAGCTATGATAGCTATTAACATTAGCTATAAGCGAATAATAACTATTAACCTATGCCTGCTATTAACTAATGTTAGCTATAATAAATTTTTGCTATAAGCTAATACTagcattaactaatgctagctgttaacaaataatagctatttgctaatgctagctatcacctgatttttgctataagttaatgctagctattaactaatgctagctattaactaatgctaaatacaagctaatgctagctattaactaatgctagctattaacaaaTTTTTgctacaagctaatgctagctattaacaacATTAGCTATAAGCGAATAATAACTATTAACCTATGCCTGCTATTAACTAATGTTCGCTATTAATTAATTttcgctataagctaatgctagctgttaacaaataatagctatatactaatgctagctattacctAATTTTTGCTATAAGCTAGTGCTAGCAAGTAACAGCTAGTGTTTTAGTTGTTTCTTAGGGGGTTCTCTGTGACATTTAGTGCGCCAACTAGTGGCGGAGAGGCTCGCAACATGAATGTACAATTTTGTATCGTAGAAAATCTCCTAAAATTGTTGCGTGAATGGACAGACGGTCACAGAAGCCTCTCCTGTCTCCCTCAGTGCGGTGCGCTCCCGACTGAAGAAGACCCCGCCGGTTGAAATGGGCCTGCTGAAGCCCAGGGACAAGGAGGCTGAGTCCGAGGACGAGGTCTTGTGACCCGGGGCGAGACCAGACGTCCTTTCACTTCAGGGATCCAGGGTGAGCCGCAAGAAGTAAAGCGACGTATTTCAAAATGCTTGAATAAATCACTTCTTGGAGGCGTGACGGCACACCGCCATCTTGTGGCCAGTATTTGTATTGTTTAGCTACCACACCACACCTGCCTGTCTCTGTCTCGCGCCATCTTCGCTTATTTTATCGCCGCTTAGCGTCTTCAAAGTGTTCCGATGTCAGAGGAAGTAAACAAACGCACTTTACTTGACCAAATATCTGGTTTTCATGTGTCCTTTTTGTTGTTTATGAATAAACATCCCATTAAAACACTGCTCCAAACATTTGATGCACTGtggtttcttaaccatagggcggGGCCCCCGAAAGCCCCGCCATAAAAGCATGTGTTCCTCAGTTGTAATGcacctttccaccacttgtggcagtaatgacgacATCAAACAAATAGAAGAAGTCTGGAGATGAAGTATTTTCATCCGCGCTGTAATTTTATCGGCAGTTAATTTCAGAAACATATTTAAGAAGCACTGGTGTAAGGAgctccaaaaaaatattaaaaaaaagatataaaattacTCAAAATATTACTGGAAGAAAGtcatcacattaaaaaaaattgaaaagttaagtattttttacattatttaaaaaacaattaaattatatatatatgtatatatataaatacaattttaagttacattttttggaAAGTTAAAAAA
This genomic window from Nerophis ophidion isolate RoL-2023_Sa linkage group LG26, RoL_Noph_v1.0, whole genome shotgun sequence contains:
- the LOC133543949 gene encoding transmembrane protein 45B-like, with product MGSFKGHALPGTFFLLGGLWWTAKFSLCHATRRNRNIGSTRLTSRASQRRLEVVECSLILFFSFVGIVAEQFLADGPRLQLYDSSEKQWKDVMNWQHATMYLFFGLAGGVSLMVHTTDAMPLALDRLMMALAFFNEGFLFLYHLHGRKLLDVHLHTLLLHAVMGGACVCFLELFQRGNVLLELLRCALTLLQGSWFWQIGFVLYPPGGPAWDHEDHGNVMFLTMCYSWHLAFALMLVGVVYCAVGCAVRSRLKKTPPVEMGLLKPRDKEAESEDEVL